Within Triticum dicoccoides isolate Atlit2015 ecotype Zavitan chromosome 1B, WEW_v2.0, whole genome shotgun sequence, the genomic segment AGACTCTCGCGGTAGGGCACCGCATCCTACCGCCACCGTCTATGGCAGTGGGGGCTTACCCACATCAGTGCGGTCAGACGACGCCGTCTACGTTGACCCAAACTCTACCGCCAGAGCCTGTGACGGTAGCCTGTTCTTGCCTACCGCCAGGTCGGGTGGCGGTAGGAAAATGGTTAGATCCGATATTTTTGCACATGGGGTCAGATCGGGCTAAAGTAAGTCCAAAGGGTCAAAACAATGAATTTGGCCGCACCAGTTAGATCATCTACAGCCGGACCTCTCAAACCCAACTTATACGCCCGTGCGGGCCGCCCGGTCATGATTTTTTGACCCAGACGAGCCCCTCAAACGGCCCTCAAACGTCCGGACTGACCGGCACCGCCCatctccagcccaaatatggggcgtatATGGGGCGCCCGGGCACACCCGCCATGTTGGACCCGACCCACGCTGGCCCACTCGACCCCACATAAAAATCCTCCCCATCCGCTCACCGAACCTAACCTTAGCCACTTCACCCCCTTCCCTCCGCCACCCAAGCTCGTCTTTGGCTCCTTCATGTCGTCTCCGGATTCGAGTCCTTCACCTCCAaatccgtcgaccccgagctcatcccACGCGGCCTCGAGGAGGAGATGGTCGTCTGGCTTCCGCTCCGCCGCGCCCGGGAAGGAGGCCCGTGGACGGGTGCGCTCGGACTCCATCCGTCGGGAGTCCATTACGTCCGCCCAAATGACGCATGGATCTGGCGCTAGGCTGACCGTAGCTGCCTCGCCGGAGGCCTTGCGGTCTGTGCGGCGTCTGAACGCGTTGGCGGACGCGCAATCTGGTGGCGCGCCGATATTGGGGACGCACCATCGTCCCACGAGGCCATGGCACGCCGTGCAAGGCACCGGGTGCGGCAGGTGGCGGCGAACATCGGCGAGGCGGAGTCGCATTCTCCGGCACCCCATATGGCGCATCCGGGCGTCTCAATCGCATCGTGGTGGACGTCGGCGGCTCGTACCCAgacggatccatcatcgatctgccGTCCACCGGTACCGTTCGGGTTCCgatctccgacgaggaagagtagggcatgggagacggtGAGGCCTTGAATCCCGTGAGCCACCTTGTGTCCCATGCCCTACCCTACTTTGTCGACGACCGGCCCAACACTTTGAGGAGCGCAACCGTCTGCCGGACGTGGCCAGGGCGGAGCCGGACGAGCTCCACGTAAATTAGATTTCgcgttgcatgtaataatatgaaTTTGAGGTATCCGAATGTGAAATGCGTTTTTTTTTTTAGGGATAACCAGTCAGTGTCCCCAGTGTTTGTGAAGCCGTGACGAGCATGCATTGCGAATGCATGATGAGCTGCCGATGATGACTGTGTATGGATACTAGTAGTACTTGCCTATTTAGCTGTTTGTCTCAAAGTGTCTGCAGTCCCCGCGACAGGGGATTAATTGGAGCACTGGCTAAAATAGTACTAGTACATCATCCGTCCGCCTATCACTTTTACTTGATTATTAAGGGTAAGAAAGGTTCAAGGAACTTGCTGAATCGGGAAAATAACAAGAGAGACAGGTGCCAGCAGGCACCCGTGGCTGCCTTCGGGCCCAGCTGATGGACGAGGCACCATGTGACTGACAAAGTGGACTGCGTTCGCATTTCTTTTTTCTTCCAGCATTGTTAATTAAATGTGGTTGTTCATTCGAAAGGCAGGGAGTGGTGAGGACCACCACCACCACTCCACCACTCTCCACTGCATATttgcatgtgggtctaccacaaaatccataagtactccctccgttcggatttAGATGTCGCGACGTCTTTTTTGCGAAAACCCCCTCCATCTATTTCCGACCGAACCCGCGGTCCTCGCCCTCACTCTCTTCTCCGGCTGGCCGCCGCGGTCCGCTCCATGCTCTTCTCCGTCTCGCCGCCACGCTGCCGCCGCGCtcacccccctccccctcccctccccacctTCTATCGCGTCGCCGCGCTCTCCTCCCCCACCTTCGGTGGCCTCGCCGCGCTCCTCTCCTCCTTCCCGTGGCGACGGATTGAGTTCAAGCTTGGACCTTTGAGTTCAAGCCGGCGACGGATTCCGTCGATGCGAGGCCTTCACCGCCGCCAAGCTCCTGGCGCCGGTGGCCGTGAGCTTCAGGGGAGACCCCATCCTCTCTCCCTCCCAGATCCACCACGCAGCTCGCTCGCGCGCCGGGATGCCGACGCCATGGAGGACGCTGCTCCACCCCTGCTCCGCTCCGCGCCCCCGGTGCTATGGAGGACGCCTCTCCACCCCTGCTCCAGCCTCAGGGTACTCCACCCCTGCTCTAGCCTCAAGGAACAACCTGCGCCGCTGCTTCTGAATGTTGTGCCACTGTTCATCTCTGAATGTTGGGCATCATGCATCTTTGCTTTACAGTTGGTGCTTGCCAGGGTACCCCAGGTTCAGTTCGTGGTGTGATCTTGAGATGCCCAATTCCTTTTCCCAGCCAGCCCTATAAACCTCATCAGGAAGTTACCCAAACCTTTGCTTGCACATCGGACGGCAGGCTTCCTATGCGCGTGCCAAAGCGTCTCCGGGGTTCAGTTTTCTGCCTCCTCTGTTCTGTTGGACTCTGTTCTTCAGCCTAAATAAACATGCTCTGCTTCAGCTCTCTTCACCGCTGCATAGGAGATGGGACATACGACCTCTAtttgtttatagagggagtatataAAAACATAAATGGCACCAATAATTATGTATCGATTATTTGCTGCATGTTGATTAGTCATGTTACTATTATTCCTGTTACAGCATGAAAAAGTTGATTGGTTAATCTCAGTGTCCAGCCACAGTATAGATCCTTGCTCAAGTCGCCTCATGTCCAGCCACTGTGCCTTTTCAGTTTACCTCTCATCTGAAAGActgctctttttctttttcttttgagaatATCTGAAAGGCTGCTCAGTTAACCCTCTTATATGGAAAACAAAAGGCATGTTCATTTAACCTCTCCTAGCAGGGTTATTTTTGTTGAAATACTTGCCTCAACTTGTTTCATATTGAGATAGTAATATATTTTTATAAAAAGAAATTGTAATATTTTGTTATGCCTAGGTGTGGAACATGAAGCTGGCAATGCCAAGAATGAACAAGATGAGGGCACTGACAGTACCCCTAGTCAACTGCTTTTGGGCGCAAAGCCAAAGAAAAGACTCACTTCCAAGTGCAGCCCTGGGATTCAGACTCAGAAGAGGCAAAAGAATCAGGTGCTTTTTTGAACCTTCCAGTAAAACAAATAGCATGGTTACACAAAAGAATCAGATTGCTACTCTCCTGTTTAATGAAATGTCCATGGGTTGATTTTAGTTCTATGCTTGGGGTCAGCATATTCATTAAGGCTGATCTATTCTAACTCAGCCATTTTTTGCCTACACTGAGCAAATGCATAAGAGTTCTTCCCTTgagaaattaattaattaattataaagGGGGCACATTAACAGCTCATTAAGCAAGAGGAGATGGCAGGACCATCCAATTAAATCCCAttcttatcttcttcttctttcttcccttgagaaattaattaattaattataagcAGGAGTATTTTACAGAGAAAGATGCAAAAACCAGAGCACTAGCTGACACAGTTTATCTACCAGTAGTTAGCTTCATCTACCAGTAGTTACCTGACACAGTTTATTTATTTTTGGTAGCAAGCACTGCTGCACTGAGAGAAGAGAGTGTGCTCCAAATGTACAGAGAGTAGGAGTACTGGCATCAATTTTAAACAACATCATCATTCAGTACTCCAGCATCATCATTCAGTACTCCAGTAAGTGAATTTACTACTCCTGCTCCTAATTCAGTACTCCAGCATCATCATTCAACATTCAGCAGCATCAACTACTCCAGCATTCAGCATTCAGTAGGAGTACTATTCAGTATAATTGTGTTATCAGCAGCATTCAGAATTCAATTTTGCTTTAATTCAGTTTTGCTTTACAATTAAACAGGGAGGCATTCAGCATCCAGCATCCAGTGTTCAATCCAGCATCCAGTTTCTACTCCAGCATCCAACAGGGAGGCATTCAGAAACTGGGGGCGGGGCGGGGaataccagcagcagcaacagaggcGGGGGCGGGCGCGACCGTCGAAGCAGGACCAGCGCGGAGAGGAAGATCCTGGCCTTGGAGGAGAGGTTGAGCAGGGCCAACGCGGCGACGAACACCCTGGGCCAGAGCGGCGACGAAGACCCAGCGTCGGCGACGGCGGCCAGAATTGTCCGCGGCGACGGCGACCAAGGTGGACGAAATCAAGGACCCAGTCGTTGATTTTGTGCTTCTCGGCACGATTCAGAGGGAGGTGACTGTTGGAGCAATCCCGCCGCTCAGGTAGGCGAGGGCACAACCATGGCGGCTGCGCAGGTGGGCGGCTGCGCAGGTCGCGTCCGTGGAGGTCCTGCGCGTCTCCTCCGTGACGACGCAGGTCGTCTCCTGCACAGGCGGCTGGGTCCTATGAAGCGCGGCTGGGTGCTGAGGAGAACGGTGGACTGGGGAGGAAGACGGGGGAAGGTGGCCGGAGCCGGCGACGCGCGGGCGACGGTGGAGAACTGAGGAAGGAGACGGGTGTTTTTTCAAATGATTTGAAAGTATAAGGACGTGTTTGCAAAATGCGTACTGTACAGCACTCGCGACATCTaaatccgaacggagggagtatatctgtgTGGATTGGGTTGATCCTAGTGGTACTAGTGATCAGCTGTACTACCTAGCAGCTAGCAGGTTACAATTAGTAGAGCTAATTGCATGTTACGCACAGTGTACTTAGTATACTTGTTTTGGCTCACTAGCTGTAGGACCAGCCGCACACACGAGAATCCCCCGCTTGATAAAACACGGTAGAGTATGTACATGTCGTCACAAAAAAAGGATTTGGTTGGTTATAGTAATCTGCTAATTTAAAGGAATGAATATTATTCTGTAATCAAAAGTGAGTATAAGAAGGATGAGTGGCTAGGGGCATGTTAACGGATGATGAAGGGGGGATGGACTGGGTCAAACGCGGAATGCTTCAACCAAAGAGGAAGGAAGACCGGAGCAGAAACGTTGACCGCGACGTGGCGATCCAGCGAGCACACGCACATTAAGCGTTCAATCATCTCAGGAGACGATCGAGAGACAGCTCGAGATGCAGTACTAGTATGTTTTGTTGAccgctttttttttttttgaaacggaggcaaaagatttgcctcatatatTAAATGAGGAGGAGAAAGAGTTTGTTACAACACAGTGCCAAGaaacggcatggcaattactctcgcAATAAGAAAGACCCTAGATTTTTCGCCCCGGCTTTAACCCAAAGGTTGGACTCTTCGATCACATTGTTTAGCAAGACATGCGGAGGGGCACTCTTGTGTCTAGACACCCTTGCATTACGCTCATTCCAGATCACCCATGAAACCAACATGGTTATCGAAGCCTTCGCTTTTCGGTTTTCGGTTGACCGCTTTTTTAGATGGTGGGAAAAGCGCAGTTCAGTTCACATAGGGTGCGCCAAAACCGTGGTCTTGATCACTCTGCCTTTTTCCTGTTTCCCATCTTCTTGTCTTGCTACTAATTCCACACTCAGCTTGTTGTGTTGATTAGGAGAAGTGCTAGTATGTGTACTATATATATCTCTCTGTTAGGCTAATTAAACTATAAGCAGCCGCCTGATGTGGCCATGTCACACATGTCTCGCGTGCACCTTATCCACCTAACACTCCAACTAGCGCTGCACGGTGCAGCTGTTGCGAGGGAGGGATGAAGATGATGTTGACCTGGGAAGTACAACTGGTGATGAAAACCGAGGCCGTGCTGCTAGTTTAGCCACAGTAGGAGTATAGTTAGTAGCTACAGTAGAGGTACTTGACTATTTCTTTTTTCGAATTTAGGGCAGCTGCGATCAAAGTCAGCCCCTGATTTGATGCGTGATGCGATGCGGCGACGGAATGGAGGCCGGCCGGCATGGGCGTGTCCGAGATACCGGGGCCGGCTCTTAAAACcagaccaaagcagccctttttatTGATTCCGGTCCTTTCCGGTGCGGCGCAGGACTGCTCAACGGTGGCGATGCAGGGCAAGGcgacagcagcagcagcggcagaggaggaggaggcatggGCGCGACGCGCGGCGCACTGCACAGTAGGTAAAATGAAGAAACAGTAGGAGGGATCGCAGGCGGATCCGTGGGCGGGGCGGGAGCAAAGCAAATCTTGCGCGGAGACGACGAGAAGCCTCGCCCTCGTGTCTCGCAGCCGGAGCGAATTCCGCAGACGTGCCCCCCACGCGTCCGTCCGCCCGTCCGTGCAAAACTGAGGCCCCAACTTCACCGCGCGATCTCAAACGGACGTCCGGTTTGACCGAATTTTGTTCCTTTGAGGCGTCGATGGATTCGTCCATGTCCGCTTTTGTCCGATGGGTCGTGGGTGCGTCTAacgcgcggccgcaccccaaaacctgtCTGGGATGGACGTGAATAAAAAAAGTTTAAAAACTAAATGATATGACTAAAAAAGTAAATAAACTTAGTTAAAAAaacataaaatatatatatatataggggttacGGCCATAAAACGGCCCAGTTTGTCAGTCCACTTAACGGCCCAGTTCGTAATTaacataaagcaaaaaagaaaaacggCTCCCCGCGCGCTCCTGCTCCTGCCGCGCCCGTCGATGCCGTGGCCGACGCCGCTCACTGACCGTCGGTGTCATCGTCGTCGCTGACCAGGTCGACGTAGGCCGGCGGCGTCCAGAGATGGGCCGGCGATGCGTGGTAGACGGGGGCTGGCTGGACAgcgggaggtgcctgcaccacctcctcccgcggcgacgcctcccgctccggtgaccgcggcggcgtggggcgcCAGTTCACGCCCACGACGTCGGCCATCTCTTCTACCGTGCACGACCAGCCCCACCCCTGACCAACCAGGGCCGGGTGGAACGCGGCCACCGGcggctcctccacctcctcctcctccttcgccacAATCTCGAGCTCGGGGATGGCGACCTCGCCGGTGGCAGAGCGGGCCATCATCTCCTCGAGGCCCTCCCACTGGCGCTCGTCGTGCGTgcgcatggagtcctccatgacgcGCGCAacgagacgggcctcctcctcctccgtcatgcgaggaggtggtggtggcgatggagacggcgaaggcgacggcgtgggcgtgacGCCACGCACCCGCCTACGCCCGCGCTCCTGGGGAGCAGGCGCTGCGCGCTCCTGTCGTGGCCGCCGCGTCCCCGTCGAGGTGCCGGCGAAGAACGACGCGTGCCTGGTGTCGTGCTCGTCACGAAACCAGGTGTCCCAGAGCCCGGAGTCGGGGGCGTACCTGACGTTGTAGaagaggtcgtcggggaggaggcggcggcggcgctcgatctcctcgtcgcgcgcacggccgctcgtcgggaccggcgggatggggacccggtcggcggagagatgccagttattggggagatggacgtcgctccaggggagcggcgtcctcgtctcccaataatGGCGGCACACCGACACGTGGATGTAATGtcggtcgcgctcgccggcggacGTGGGCGCGATGGAGAAGGCGGGCGGCGCGGGGGCCCGCGCTGGTGGCGATGGCGACGCGGGCTCCTCTTTCTTCACCGAGCCGCGGCGGCGCCCCGACGAGGAACCAGCCTCGCTGTCGTGCTTGCCTTTGCGGCCGTAGTTTCAGAGGCCCATGGCTGCGGGCGGCCGGCCGGCGAGTTTTTTGGCTAGGGTTTGGGAGCAGGCGCTGCCGCgtttcgaggaggccgcggggtggcGTGGGACAGTGTGGACGCGACCCGTCCACGCTTCCCACGTAAAGAAGGACGGCGACCGTCCGacgtgcggatgacaggtggggccgcccgctcgtgcgcattgatgttggccgggtgggaggtaggtggccgcctgccacgcggccccgacgcggacgaggcacgcgtccgttttgtgtccgccGCGACCCAAATCCGCCGCAAATTTGCGCTCGAAATGGatcggcccggacacaaaacggacaggaTAGGTTCGGGCCGTCCCGCGCTGGGCCGCCTCATTTGttccttttaccccaaacggacaggATAGGAGCGCGCGGTGTAGTTGGCGTGAGGCCGAGGGCGCAACGTCAAGCGCATGGCCTACTGGCTACTGCTGCTGCTACCTCGACTAGCCCAGGATTCAGAGCTGTAGCTAGCATGTGTccacgccacctcctcctcctgctaCGTGCGTGCAGCGGCGGTCAGGGACAGACCCGAGGGCCGAGGCGTGCAGGTGCAGGCAGGGGCAGCAGGTTGCGCTGCACCTGGCAAGTTGCCATGATTTCCCCCATCGCTTAATCCCATCCCCCCTCTGTCTTTATCTCTTTATTTTTTCCGCCCGGGCGGCGCCATCATCCCCTATTGTTTGCTTCAGCTTCTAGTGCTACTAGTAGCAGTAGTACTATCACCTAGCTATAGCTATAGGTAGCTGTTGGCATGTCTGGCCGTCCTTGTCCAATTGGAGGCAAGGCAACGAAACCAAGCAATGTGATCCAGATGACATGCGATGTCCGCTGCCCAGGGCAGGGCAGGGCCAGCGGGGAGATTCCCCGGGCATTTCATTGTGAGCCATTTCTTTCTTTGCCCGGGGCGACCGTGACGCCGATGCcgatgccgccgccgcccgcccgcacaTGACGGCCCGTGGTTTAGTTTTGGTTTTGGTTCTGGTTCTGGTTCGGTCACGGCAGTGATGCAGGGGCAAAGGCGCGTCAACCTCCCCGACGGAGCGTGACGAGGCGCTTTTGGGTTTCCCTGGCCCTGGAAGCGACGGATCTCTCGGGCACCCGTATCCCGCCCCCGTGTGGATGGAGTGGTCGCCGTCGATGTGGACGCGCCGGTGTCCTTTTGGTCATCGCCACGGGCCTGCCCTTTACCTGCGTACGTGTACGAAAAGTCCGACCTTTTGCGTCCAGGCTCGGTCCAGAAGGTACTACACGGACGTAGTGAGATTCTCTCGTCCCCCCAACATCCCGTGTGGCCTGTGAGTCTGGCTGCCTGCATATCAACACCGTGCACGGCTTTGGCCGCTGGCTCGACCCGTCGCGGTGTGGGCCACCTACCCACACCTAGCTCTAGCTGCACCGGTCAATGTCGAGATGCGCAAGGATAGACTTCACCATTTCCCATGGTATTACGGCCCTTCGCCAGCGTGCTATTATTATCAGTACCGGTCAATGGCAGGTTAAACGGACGCGAACGCGCGTTGAAGCGTTCTACGCTGACTTATAAAAGTCAGTCAGGTGGGAAACCCCTCCCTGCGAAAAACTGTGACAGTTTGGGACAGGAATTTTGCTTCACACTTCCGTGCCAAGTGAGGCGTTTTGAAACTTTTCGGTtaaaaaaaactgattttttttttcATACAAGTAAACAAGGATGAAATATTTTGGGATGTGTATGTGTGTAGAATTTTGGGATGAAATATTTTAAAATGCGATCTGTACAAAAGAAGACAAATTAATGACCTGAgacgatgaatagtatcatgtgttaaaaatgCCCAGATTTGTCTTGTTTGCACAGCCCTAATTTTAAAATATTTTGTTTTGAAAATTTACACACTTATGCATTATGCCTCCAGGTATAAGTATATATTTTTTTCAGAATCTTTCGAAATGTAAAAATATAAATTTTGatgatttttgttttttttaaactgGCCTCATTGGGGCTCGGACTCCAAAAGGGAGTTTCGCTCCATGCCCCGCTATGTTTTTATAGAGATCTTTCTGTTGGAAAggaaaaataaatatatatatttTTAGCAAAGGATAAATAAATAAATGACACCACCAACGAATACTTTATGGGACCTGCACAGCGACCGATCGTTAGGCGTTCAACTGAACCAGGCCGACCCGTTCCGGTGCATTTTGTATATGACGCTCATTTCGTATACGAGAGCTGGGCGCGGAGTGGGCTGGCCCATTTAGCAGCGTAGCGTAGGTTTTGCTGGAACTTTTTCCTTTTTTGGTTGATTTCTTTTACTGAGTATTcctgtttcttttgtttttttacttatccttatttacttttatttttataTAAATTCAAAAGTCAAAACCAGTTCAACATATTAAAAACttgttcagattttcatttttttaAAAGCTGTTTGGAATTTAAAAAGTTTTTCACTTTCCCCAATTAGGTTCTAAATTTTCTAGACTGAAAAGTATTTAAAAACATATTTTCCATTTTCTGTTTATATTTtactttttttggaattaaaaatatacttttctcaaaaaattattcaaaaaatttaagaTCTGGTTGTGAATTTCAAATAGTCTTTGAAATATTGTTTACGTTTTAAAATATATTtggaattttaaaaatgttgaaaCACTTTTTTctccaaataattcaaaattttagcCGATACAATACACTCTACAGTAAACACTACAGTCCTTGCCACGGTACACGTTATATTACGCCGCTACAGTAGGCATTGGAGTCACTAATTGGCCGGCCTAGTTTGGGATCGCCCCTATACGTCCCACTGCTATTGGACGCACCGAGCGGCATGTATGGGTTGCCCCGCTCCGGCTCAAGTTATTGTGTATATCGGTAACTGGGCTTCAGCTTGGCCCATGGCTTTTCTGGTTTGGGGGATGTACTCTTTTCTATCACAATACTATTTTTTGGATTTTTCTTCTGAAAAAGCTATTATTCTCTTTTTAATTTCCTCACTGTCTTGGAGAGGTAATAAAGTGAATAGGAAGACATGTGTTATGGCCAGACATGATTTCCGAGTTATGGAGCATTTTAGGCATGCACCACGGAGATGACGAATTCTAAAGAGCCAATGATGCTCTAGTTGCAAAATATAATGAAGTCGGCTTACTTCTGAGTGACGACTTCTTGATTGTGATTTTGGGCTTGCAGCCATGGAAAATGTAGCAGTCTAACTTGATGGAAAAGTTGTTTTGCGACAAGGTTAGATACATAGTATTTACACTTGATCAATTCAAAAGGACACCCAATCTCCTACGTGGGTTTTAGTGTAAATAACAAGTAATTAGGATACTATTGTTTACAAATGTATGAACAAGTATTAGTCCCATGTGTACGAGATAGAGTGGCCGGGGACCCTAGGAAAAATGATAAAAGAACACACATTTCAACTGTGCATTTTATTTCTTCCGTTTGCACTAAAAAAGAACACTTTCGTGATATACATATTTATCACAAcatgtcacgttttctgtcatgcatgtatatctaTGAAGGTTTTGTGATAGCATCaaaatagtcatacatgtgttgtcgtagaagtgtttcatgacaatACTCACATTATcaccacagaagtgtccactttcatgatgatatatgacgtgtcatagaagtgttctcgtcaagggtaaccgacacgtcgcATCTATCATAATGGGACGCCTTTAAGCTATCAGGTTTCAgattggatccgataactcgttaacacaCTGAACCAATGACAATTTTCCACATGTCAAATTCTCATTCGCCAGTTGATCTACGTGTTAGTTCTGCGTTGCAACAGATGTCATTGTTCCAGTAGACAGAAGGCGATGGGACGCCGACGAATGGAATGGCCCAGCAGTGACCcatttaggttaaaaaggccgTCCCGATCAAAATAAGCGGGCCGacccattagcggcctacttgcGTCTGACCCATTTACAACCACGACCCACACGAGTTCTGCTAATTCGGCCTGTCAAaggcccattaaagatttgacaccatttggGCCCATCGTCACTTCTAGTCCGTTAACAGCCCACTATGTCATtgacttaagccttccccaagctatAGCGATACTTTCtcgttcacgaggccaaaaattatatatataattccgatcacgatgaactagatgcgtaggataatttttttgatggaattccaatttcaaccaattccagttccaagatccaataccatcgcataacctataccatgtcaatgcttttcccttcaaagataaagggaaagccttcttcttagcttcatctctaggcaaacttgcaagcttaaacaatccacaaatttcatccacatatataaaaaaaatatgcatattaggatgttcggttccatctcctgcataaggattagctagcatttgttctaccatacccgaaggaatttcatattcaatattttcagtaggtgcagtaggttgaggggcaactaattgcggTTCCGGtccaggtgaagataccccaaacaaacccctcaaaggattgtttttccatagtagcaagtgacaataaatttttgcacgtagtaataatgtttccttaacaatttccacttaccaaaagtGTTTCactccgcggcaacggcgccagaaaatagccttgatgacccacaagtacatggggtcaattgtagccttttcgataagtaaaaatgtcgaacccaacgaggagcagaaggagatgacaagtggttttcagcaaggtaatgtctgcaagtgctaaaattgtaagtagcagagtagtttgatagcaagataatttgtaacaagcaagtaacggtagtagtaaaaaaagtgtagcaaggtatccaatccttttgaggcaaaggataggccaaaatggtctcttatgataagcaaaacgttcttgagggtacacgggaatttcatctagtcactttcatcatgttggcttaattcatgttcgctactttgataatttggtatgtgggtggaccggtgcttagtgttgttattacttgaacaaacctcctacttatgattaaccctcttgcaagcatccgcaattacgagagaagtattaagaataa encodes:
- the LOC119305703 gene encoding uncharacterized protein LOC119305703, which gives rise to MLFSVSPPRCRRAHPPPPPLPTFYRVAALSSPTFGGLAALLSSFPWRRIEFKLGPLSSSRRRIPSMRGLHRRQAPGAGGRELQGRPHPLSLPDPPRSSLARRDADAMEDAAPPLLRSAPPVLWRTPLHPCSSLRVWNMKLAMPRMNKMRALTVPLVNCFWAQSQRKDSLPSAALGFRLRRGKRISKHCCTERRECAPNVQRVGVLASILNNIIIQYSSIIIQYSRRHSASSIQCSIQHPVSTPASNREAFRNWGRGGEYQQQQQRRGRARPSKQDQRGEEDPGLGGEVEQGQRGDEHPGPERRRRPSVGDGGQNCPRRRRPRWTKSRTQSLILCFSARFRGR